gtgactggtcacagaccggataaacgagtgcactgcactgtgttacatgcggcgtgacacgctcagccaaaccgcaataaatgtggttaggtgagccccactgtgctcacctaacccatacacgcggagcaaaaaacccacgaggggtcggggcgcctcggccctcggggccgaggctggtgcggcccgaccccctcggggggactaagaggagggcgaacacatcaccctcgggcccgacgtccctcgagggtgccaggccacgtgggcgattgtgtctgcctcaaacctctagtcatgatactcctgatcccatgtcaccgacagccacccttttgctttacttttatttcgacgagttcgtgctctcgggttgagctgcatcggtttcgatcttcaacaagaggtaaaacttgtcatGACGACTTATGTTCTCAGGATtaatgcttccatctttatgacactctaatcttgtctatataattcgtcgagttatcatatatctcacatagtcttcgataatatctttatctaacctataatcggctaacatctgctaatggaaggcagccgattaggttagataatGACGTTAACTTAGATTATGTgatatatctaccactctatgaaactttcagcggcttgattgtctagatattgttcttcttttcatacttaatgctgcatcagttgagtttgatctattaagtcgtgcttagaattgcaatctctagcctgctttctggttgccgattagggtagtatcggagtttcagccgatcttatctgatttaactacttttattcTATATTCTTGATTGACACGTTAAATCcaccctttatgttaagattttattgcatctaagtatattaagcttatgtttagtatattctacttgctttaatatcttagtatagagtggtatcggagtattagccgatacatgctagatctacctGATCAGCTATGTTATGAATGTATATAACcctactattaatatatatttcgatctaagtgatttatactgtctcggcaaggcaaccgatctatcccaatcacttgatttaagtatataccgatataaggattatatatcattaatgTGTACAgttgatcgagtagatttagttctgaaTTGCTTGTTGATATTTGCCGATCGATGTACGCATGACATCGGCTTGAaataaatgatacgtcatcggcatctagccgatcggctatcatttataggattAATTGCGGTTTCTTTGTTCTATCTCTTGTTGATTGcaagatcaaatcaactggcacgctcatacatccgaaggcgagctttggacctgcactggagttaagcagatctcccaggcctcgtgttttctgtcaacataattatataagaaatcttaccaaaattttggcaagttaacaaaattttggcaactatgctaaaattttggcaatgccaaattttggtaaggttttttttagcatcaaagtgaacaggccctggATAAGGGAATACGTACTTTTATCTTTGCTGATTCATCCACAGCAGTGTCCGTCTTCTTGTACTGTTTACGTATTTGTTTGAATCCGTCTTCGTGACACACAACCTTCCCCTTCACCGTTCGCGAGATGATGGCCTCGCGGTCGcggctccgcctcgccgccgccggcgagaaccCTATCCCACACTCCAAGtccggcggggagggaggaaCGGAGAggaagccggaggaggcgctGCGGCGGGAGGTGACGGAcctgggcggcggcagcgaggtgGTGCACGTGCCGCGGTTCGTGCCCCGGGAGGCGGCGTGGGGGTGGTTCGACTACCTCGACAAGCGCATCCCATGGACGCGCCCCACCATCCGCGTATTCGGCCGCTCCGCCGTCCAGGTACAGAgaggtcaccgccgccgcccgcgcctctcatTGAACCCTTCATTTTAATCTTTGTGGGGCTTCCCTAATCGGTCGCAATTTTTGCTCTGTTGTTCATTTGATAAATTTCTACTAGTGCTAAGATTTCGCTATAGGTTGGTGCATTATCGTTGATTCTTGGAGGAAAAACCATAGTACTATCTTGCTTGGTGAGATTCTGAATATGGTGCTGAGGTTGTGGTACTTCGGTGAGTCTGAAGAATGGTTACTGCAGGCAGTGTTGCTTACGATTTAGCTGTGGCCCTTCGGCCTGGGGCTTACAAATTTACACTAGGCATTTGCGTTTCCCCGGTAAAAGCTGGTTGAATTCATAGGAAATTGGCATAATGATAGTGACTGCAGCTGATCCGGATCCTAAGAAATCATAGTCGGCAGAAATAGCATCGTGCATGTAATTGCAGTATTGGTGAGTTGTTCTCTTTAACGTCTGAGCTGAATTTTAATTTGTGGGCAGAAATAAACTATATAAGTACATATACATTAGTGGGATATAAACAAACTGATAGGTACACCAGTGGCTCTgataaatattactccctccatcccaaaatataacaacttttgggTGGATgagacatattctagtactatgaatctggatagggGTTATGTCCAGATCCATGGTACTATGATACGTTCCATCCACCCTAAAATCGTTATATTttatgacggagggagtaactgctAAGTTTCTGATGTCTTATGTCCCAAACGATGGTAGCTCCTAAGCTCTGTAATACCATTGTCTTTCCAGAAAACCACGGTTACCATTGTCTTCCAATTGGAGACACATTGATAGTGTAACTGTTGTGAAAGATTCTAGCTCAAGTATCCCATTCTCTTACTGTTCTGCAGCCGAGAGATACATGCTATGTCGCGGACGAAGGGCTAACAGATTTGAGATATAGTGGCCATCAGCCTCATGCACATTCTTGGGATGAATTCCCTGTGCTCAAGGATATCCTGAAGGCGGTGAGAGCTTTGCCATGATTATTCTTTGCAATGCTATATATGATTTGCAGTTAATTTCAAGCATTAGTATTCTAAAATAGTATCAACTAGTTTGTATTTGATGATGGGCATCTCAAAGCTCTCATTCTATCTAGTGATTTGCTGATTAATGTATGTTCAATAGGTTCATGAAGCCCTCCCTGGGAGCCATTTTAACAGCTTGCTCCTAAACAGATACAAGACCGGTTCAGATTACGTCTCATGGCATGCTGATGACGAGCCGCTGTATGGACCTACCCCAGAGATAGCATCTGTCACCCTCGGATGCGAACGAGAGTTCTTACTTAGAAAGAAGCCGACGAAATCGCAAGGTAAGCGGTGCACACACTAGGAAAATTTTTGGACTGGCAGCCTCACTATCATTTGTAGATTTTGGAGTTTAGATCACATCAACTCCGAAATCGATCCCTATTATTTCCGTCGAAGAAAAGATTGATCCCTTTTAATCTACCATCCAGCTTCACTTGGATCTGGGGAAGTTGCGCCGAAGCGGCTCAAGGTCAGTGCTCCTCAGCAGCATTCTTTCCTCCTGAAGCATGGGTCGCTGCTTGTGATGAGAGGCTATACCCAACGGGACTGGCAGCACTCGGTCCCGAAACGAGCTAAAGCAAGCTCACCGAGGATCAATCTGACTTTCCGGCGAGTGCTGTAGCATCTTTGTGTACAGCGTCGGAGGCAGCTTCCGGGCAGGTCGGGCGGCTGCCTGGGCTCCATTGCTGGCGCGTACACTAGAGACTATCtataacatgtatataaaaattaatAGATCACAGGAAAACACTATTAGTCACACAGGAGCGATGGTGTTTGCCACTGTTTGCATGGTAGCGATCTTATCTTTGCCTCCCTCGATCTTTTGCGATTGTGCAAACTTATCACGGACATTGTTTTGGGGAGACTTGATGTTTGTGTTCTGCTACTCTGTTAGTGCATCATACATTCTGGCATCATGTTGTACTTGTATCAGCTAGTCCGTACTGTGTGCACCCTAGTATGCGCAGACCTTAGGATTTGGTCAAAATAACAGATTTAGAGAGATTTTTCGTTAGTACTAGTTACTGCCCTGTTTGCGTCTAGTTTTGTGTGAACCCTGTAACAAATTTGACAGTAATACACGGCTAATGCTGTGTTTCtggaaaattttaaaatgtacTGGTTCAAGTTTCAATGATTCATACATCTGAACTCAGTTGAACTTTGTACAGATGGTTACACTGGAGTCAAAACTCTTAGGACAGAATATCATTATTATGCTCAAACTTAACATCATAACACCAAACCTAGGCTGCGTTCGGTAGTAGTAGTACCCaatccatctctctctttttcacgcgtacgcttttcaaactgctaaacagtatgttttttataaaaaatttctatacaaaagttactttaaaaaatcatattaatccatttttaaaaaaaaatagcaaatactcaattaatcatgtaataATAGACTTCATTTTGCGTGCCGGGGAGGACTCCTCCCGAACAGAGCCCTAATATAGGATCTACCGATTTActcatctgtcccaaaatataagaaattttgtaCGGATGGAACACTCTAGATTCGTTACACTAGGAAATATCCCCTCCGTCCAAAactccttatattttaggacggatgaagTAAGTGCTAACCAGTTCAGAAAACAGAAATAATGTTCAACACAAGCATATGCTGTGATACAGCATCTGAAGTATCAACTCACATGTCACATTCTACATGCAAAATCTGCTGCTTCAGAATAAGGCACCCCAAAATTGGGATGCCCATTCTAGTTGTACAGTACAATCCAAGAACCATTGTTTATTGTTTACAACATTTCTACATGAGTTTTAACACATAATCACTATTCCTGCAAAATAATGCTAAACGGATATGTTACATGACCTGTGGCCCTCTCAAGGATACGTATACAATGAAATTCCAGGGCACAATGCCATAGCTAATTAAGTTGGAAACAAGTTCTAGCATCTAGTAACATTAGAAGCAAATCCTATTCCACTGCTCTTCTATACTAAACCTGTTGCTATTGCAAAGAACATTTTCTACATCACAACTGTCAATTCCAAGGTCAATTAAATGAGATATCCACATCCCCATCCGCTGCCCGTGAAATCTGCATCCTACGAAGAATAATCAACCGAGAAAGCAAAGCCTATGTTGCTTTAGCTGTGCGTTTTTTCCAGACACTCTGCACATTTAACACAAACAGTAAAAGAACTGTAACAGTAAGAATGAGGAAGACTGGTACAATAGGTTCAGAGCACAGGCGATTTTCTTACAAGAGTCTCGTTGTCAGATTCCTCCTTGCTGTTTAAATTATGGTCATCAGGTTCCTCCTCTTTTGGCTCATCACCTTTGCCAGACACTTTCTCAGCTTTTGCTTTCTTGGCTACTACTACTTCTTTCTCATTGCGTCCATCTGAGATAACAGAACAATTGTGCTCTCAACTTCCTTGCAAGAAACAGCATGCAGATTATGGGTAAACAGTGAACCATAAAATCAACCCCAAATTATCATACCAGATTTTTTATCATTATCAGAATCTGAGTGTGCGAGAGAACTTGATGAATCCGAATCAATATTCGCATCACCGGCAGCATCAACAGAACTTTTACCCCCTATCTTTCTGCGTTTGTTTTTCGGCAGTCCTTTTGGTTTGCCTTTCCTCTTTGGGGGTGAGGGCCTGCAAGATAGGGGTAAGACCAATTGCACCAAGGTTTTCAAGTCTAATCATTTTATATGGGCTTACCTCTTTTTTGACTTCTCTTGTTCAGGCGGCGGAGTTTGCTTGCTGCTGGTAATGCTTTTATCCTGAGCTCTGCAAGTTCAGATTACATATCAAACAAACTGATGTCTATGACACACGTATCAGTATGAAATAATTAGAGGTCTTAAATATGGAGGAGCTAGTTCAGGTGGCATAAGACATCGTTTGTTCCTCTTGGTTACATGAGGATTCTAGAATCATCTTATTCTATGATAAAATGCAAGATGTAGTCAGGAGATAGCACTTTTTGTTTAGTTGTTGAACTAATTACTGTTCAGGATGCCTAATTCCCCAGTGCTGTACAGGACATTTTCCCAGATGCTCCAGTGAAGTTTATTATGCAGTGCACTATATGCAAGAGGAAAATCCAGCTTACCGTCCTTGGTTTCTCCCTGAATGATCCTTTTTTCGGGCCTGCAATAATTTGTAAACaacaataaacaaaaaaaaaactatgaccTAATTTAAAGAGAGTTTTTATGACACAATTTACCATGCTATACCTTTACAGGCGGGTCATCACTTGCAACAATTTCCCACTTTTCTTTAGCTAGGTTAAGCACTTCAACATCTCCATCATCATATAGCACCTATGTAGAGAAGCAGTCTTTTAAATATATCTGGTATATGGTGCATTACAACTTAGAATTATATTCCAGTTTGAACTAGAATTATAAATCATACAACTGTTGCATGTTGTTTATGTGCTCATAGTGGTTGACACTACTGTAGCCTGAAGGATAACCTGGTGGCATCGGCTGCTAGTGATGAGAGGACTAtaagttgggggtgaagaactTGAGGGAGAGATTTATAGATTGAAATTCATTGCTCAATTCCACTAGACCAGACAAATTCCTGAATGTCTCTTATATATAGGCCAGCACCTAACCATCCAATCTAATAGATAGCCAACTACTCTAAATAaatcatatctctaaggaaacctcctcctcctctacacGTGTCTCCCCGGCCATGACCTTATTTGGTCCGACTGTGGACCGTGGCCCTTGGCCTAATGCCCATGACAATAGTGGCTGAGCACCAAGCATTCTACTATCTTCATATAGAATTGACAAAATGAAAAGGTGCAAAGCAATTCATTGCTTTCCATACTTATATTTGTGACAATAAAATGGATCAAATAGATACAACATGTCGATAATTTAATGCACCATTTGAGGGAACATACCGTGTGTCTTCTTTTTGATGAATCAAAAGATTCCACAACACCTTCATAAAATCTGGTAAAGAAAAAAGCAATTAAAATCTAGGCCATCTTCAGAAATTAGATAGCACATGAAGAATAACACAGATAGAGAACTCACTTCTTATCCAACGGCCACCAAACTTTTATTCTCTTTCCAATCAGGTCCTCACTGCCTGTGTCATGTGTTGTGCACTGCAGGCATTAATTGGTTCTTAGTAATGATGTTTGAATGAAATTTTCACTGGAGTTGAACAAAGTGAATACCATTGGCACACATACTTTATTCTAGTGATTTTAATTGAAATATTGCATGAAATTTCTCGACATGTCAGAATTTCTTAcagaacaaaagaaaacaatagagacAACCTTTGCTAGACCAGAAACCAATTTTGGCTTCTGCCTTTTGATCGACCCATTTAAACTTCCCGAATCAACAGTTCGCTTACTACTGCCTGCCTCATCAGACTTCTGCAAGAGTTCAACAAAAATCAATGAATCAGAACCTGATTTTCACCTGTAGATCCAATAGATACAGCCATACAGATGGAAAGAAATTACCTTTGGACTACTACTCAAGATTTCAGCGTGGGGCTTCTTAGCACCCTTTTTCCCTTTGGATACAGGGGTTTTAACACTAGCAGGCGATGTTACCAACTCAGTATCAACCGAGTCATCTCTTTTTTTGGCCCCCTCAACCTTATTTTCAAATGAGTTGATAGTTTCATCTGGGTCAACAGACTGCAGTAGAAGCTCATCACTGTATTTGTTGCCTTTCGTTGAATGTGGTCTACTCTTAGAAACTGATCTCTTGCGTTTTGGTGTTGAAAAATCTACAGGCTTGTCATTACTCTCTTTTGCATCCATCCGCTTTTTCTTTGGTTTGCTCTTTTCTGATTCCCCCAAATTTTCTTGATTGTCCAAGTTTATTTCTCTAACCAGTCCCAAGACATCATCATCTTTTTCCATGTTTATTGAACCAGATTTTGTCTTCTGCTTTCTCCCAGCCTTTTTTGCtccttgagattttaaaattttcacaaTTTTTCCTAGAGGAACTTCATTACCAAATTCATCAGTCTCATCTATAAGCATCTTATCCTTGGGAGATTCAACCTGGACGGAGAGAAAGATCTAACGTCAAAAGCCAGCAGACAATTGATGCTGAGACACAGTATGGACAGAAAAATAAGCATTATGTACCTCAGCAGACTTTGCTGTCATAAGAGCCTCAAAATGGGCCAACACATTCTCGCAACCCGGCCATATCTGCTCATCACTCTCctacaaaatatcatataatgTCAAAATAAGAAGCCTAGAAGAGAAAAGGCAAGAAAGTGACACAAACTGTAAAGCAAGTCTTAAATGAATGGGTTGTTTCATGCTTTGTCACAGGCTTAACAAGCATATATGACATACCACAGAATTTTCATTCTGATCCTTCTGAACTGGCGCATAAAGTTGACTGGGCAGTGAAACTGTTTGAGCTTCTGATATATTTATCTGCTCTTGACATAATTTCTTTCCAATAAGGATACCAAGATCACAAATAGCATGCAGTGTCTGCAAACAACATACTTCAAATCTAAGTCATACCAAATAGCAAGCAAGATGTATTACAGTGGATCAGCACAAATTTAAAACAAATGAACTCATTAATTAAAACATTTTCACACCTTGGTCTTGTTAACATCAACCACATCTTGGGAATATTTGATACTTTTAAATATAGATACTATTGTTGTGAAGCTCTCCTTTTTCATGCCTGGTACACTGTGCTGCAAACCCTCTTCCCCCAGGAGGATCAAAAGAAGCAGATGCAATCGCCTGGAAAGAGCTTTTTGATAAGCATATATATGCAAGTACAGCAACAATTTCAGCTACAAGAATTTACGAGGGTATTGCATTCGATTTATTATTCTCAAAATTCAACAATCACAGAACAAACTAGAGTCTGCCAAGAGACCATAATTTAACAGCCATAAGTGTGATTTTGAATTGAGCTAATTGACATTTTTTACTGGAATAAAGTTGGGCTCTAATTGACTTTTCTCATAACAAATCCATCCCAAATGTTATTTGCACCTTTAGGGTTAGCAATCTGATGTTTCACACGCAAACTTAGAATTGAAAGTGGAATTAGTTACAGCAGCATACACTTGTATGTACAGTGTATTTGAGCAGTGATCAAGTGGTACTATGAAGAAAAACGCAACGCCATTACAATGATATCGTTGAAGAAATAAAATCATCTGATCTCTTTCAGAAGATAGCAGATAATTGACCAACGATTTAAAAGTCTCATATTTCCATGAGTTGAGGGCATCAATTAAACAACATTACTAGAGTTGCTTCTACCCCCAAGTGATTATAACCCTGAGTGATTATAAAGCATGATTTAATGATGGACGGAAATTAGTTCTCTATAAGTTACATGGGTAAAAAATTCAATAGACAGATTAAAACAGAGGCACTATGTGAATGAACTGGTCATTATGTTTGGAGCTTAAAGTATTCTTTTCCTCCAAGCATGACCGTGGCTATTCTTTTTAATAGATCAGCAAGGAGAAGGGTCCCAAAGTCAATATGTTGGGAAGAGTCTCATAAGTTGTTGAGTAGCAGGGTAGTGTTGGTGCCAAGGCTTGTGTATTGATGTGGTTTTGCTTGGGTGAGTGTTATGTTGCCCCTTTTCTTCGTTTGTTCTCTTGGATGGGTATAGTGTGACTAATTCTATTTTCCTCTCAAGGATGAATAAACAGAGCCCCAGCCATCTGTtcccaaagaaagaaaagaacaagCAAACTAATGGTAAATTGGTAATAagcattagaaaaaaaaactttgagcCATTATTAGATACCAGTAAATTGGACCAAATGCTTCAACATCCTCATGCTCTTCAATGTTAGGACATGATGGATCATGAGAGAGGGCATGAACCAAATAGGAAATCATATATTCTGGATAAGCAGTGAGCACATTTGTTTCCGCTTGGACAGAAAGTTGGCGCATCTTAACTTGCTGGCATATCTGCGCAACCTCAATTATGTTGTGCTTAAACTGAGAagggaaagaaaacaaaagaattaAAGAAACATATTAGAATGAGTACAGTGGTGGAAATCAATTAATTTTTCGAGTTTAGAGTATGAACCTCTTCATACTGTGGGGCATGATAATCATCCATAGCTAACAAGAAAGCACAAGCATATTTTGCATCCAAGGCCCTTTCCTTAATATATTGATGTACTTTACTAAGAAATAATTTCCTCACCTGAGGAACATCATCCTGGTAATAAAAGAAACCATAAATCTCCAAAGAAGATACAAGTGAATCATGTGAAAGGAACAGTAAGAGTATGCTAAGCTGTATTATGCACAACGCATACCTGTGAAATCCTGAGAGTCAAATAGAATACATCAACAGGCACTTTGTGGTCCCATTGTCTTGATAAGCGGAGAACAGCTTTTGCTGCCGCCAGCCTCAAATGGGCCTTATCAATAGTGCTGCAAGTAATGGAGTAGTGAGAAATAACCAAACACACagacaaagagagagagaagaatggcACATTAAAAAGCATATCTGTTGGTAGTTTGCTACCTTGAAATCATATTTGCAGAAATATCACCATATGTAAGGATATTCTTAAGGATGCCCATTAATTTTTCAATTCCCGGATGTGCTTGAGCATCTTTGCAAGGTTGACAGCTCTTCACCAAAGTTTTAATGCCATAAATCTAGGAAGAAAATACAAAACAACATGTAGAGGTCAATTAACTTTGATGGATGGATTGAAGTGAGACCTATAAAACCATAATTTCACTAACCTTCAATAAACAACTTTGAGTACTATCACTCCATTCAGATTTATGAGCAGAAACGTCGCCCGAATCCTGGTGATGCACTCCGAATTGCaataaaaatggaaataaaatggagaaggaaaggagaaaTTTAAAGAGCGTAAGTCTTACATCATTGCAGTCAAGAATTTTTTTAGTTATAAAATTTATTATCTCTTCTCCCCTTGTTTCAAAAATTGGCATTGCTATCTGAGCTATACACCCCAAGGATTGTAAGATGGATGGCAAATGCACTTTCTTTTCCTCCAACAAGTCCACAAGCCTCTGCAAGGTTACGAATGTAGAGCATAACATGTTAGAAATCTCAAATATATGATCCAAGAAGAAACAGCTAACAACAAATTTGAACCTTGTAAAGAACAGATAGAGACATCAGGCCATCATCTTTTGTTATAGCAGCCAAAGCATGAACAGAGTATTTTGCCTGCTTCCGTGTTCCTTCCAAACATAGCCGCTCTAGTAGAAGAGTAATGGAACTGAAACAGAAGGCACAGCATCTTAGTTCTATACTCTTATATCCTTATTAAGTAGTGAAAAGAATAATGTCtcattcatttcacaaaagttgCACCTTGATGAAGCTAGTTGTTCACGAATGTTGCCACCAGCCTTCGACAGAACATGAGCAATACCCTCTTTAAGTAGTTCATTATCCTCCTTCAGGAGCTCAATGATATCTTCTTCAAGTCCAGACAAAAGTGAAGGGAAGAAACTAGATACTGCCTGCAATGTGTAAAACAAGAAGTAATGGGAACTGTCCTGCTGAAGCATGATAAAGCAAATACACACAAGGGATATAGAAGAGATAAACTTGCTCAGGAAGAAAAATATCGGGCATTCATAAACATAAGTAATCTAGTAACGGTTACTTGCTAGCTAGCCTGACAATGGTCTTTCAACAGCAATGCTCCTTGCTAGCTAGCCTAACAATGGAATTACCACACAACCCCACGCAGGCAACTCCTGAACTAGTTGTTGCATGCTTCCTTCATGGCAGGAAAGGATGACCAAAACGTTTCAACAAATCATACCGTTAAAAGATCCATGCATGATGACATAAGTTTTGTATTCCCAGTAGATTTTTGGTCAGAAGCTTCAGAAAGGATCTCTTTGACATATTCCTTGTTCACAAGTAAATATGAGCATCTCATCGACAACGTGCTCACAAAATCATGTAATGCATGTTTTTCACCAAGTTTCGTTAGCAAATCAACCTGCAGATTACAAATAATATTCAAATATAGCAGCATACAAGTAAATCAAATTAGGTAACTGAAAAGCAATAAAAAAAGTCAAGTATACACCCTTTTTTTCATATGAAGAGTTCATATTGGTCAAGAATAATGCAGAAAATACAATAAAATAACTATTATAGAGGCAACTATACCTGACTACATGCAGCACTGGATGAGATAAATGGAACCACAAAGAAGAAAAGCTAGTGTTGCAAACAAGCTAAAAGAATTCTTTTTCTTAACATATActgctcttttttctatttcatATTGCAAGCCAAACAAAATAATCATCTGTAATCTGTAAATCAAATGGAGTAGCAGGTACCCGAAGAGACCAAGCTTCGTTGAATGTTGTTGAACAATCAAGCAAGCTTGTGAATATATTCCAGATGTTGGCATCTTTTATCTGATGAAGCATGTTCAAGTACTCCTCAGACTTTGTATGATCATTGAACAAACGAGACATGCTCCGGAAACACCCCAGgatcttttttttcatatcaggGGTATCTTCCTGCTTGCAAAAGGAACTGATAAGATAGTGATAGAACAGACAGTAATTCTGTAGTGCATTTGACTATTCAAGATTCACCAACCTGGCTTGTCTGTCGAAGGGACATGTACTTCAGCATTTCTTGTTGTAGCCTGAAATTGAAGAAGCAACAATatatcagagagagagagacaattTATCAAACTAAACGAtctctagaaagtaaaaatagTGCCAGACCTCTGTTTTTGCAGAAAAATTTGCTCGAGAGCTTTCATCTCAACTTTGTCGAAATGTGTGACAGCAGTTACCCAATGTTTCACTCTTTCCTTTGTTGGATACTCTGGTGGGAACAATGAACCACATAAAATTGATTCAATTGACTCTGGTCTGCATCAAATAAATCAAACAAATCAATGGGCATCACCTAACCACAATATCTTGCCACAGAAAGAAAAGGTGATGTTATGGAATTCTTGTCTGATGTGTTGGTGAAAGAGCAATGTGAAATGCTATTAAGAAAATATCATGGAAGAGTACCATAGGAAGCATGAAACATTATAGATGGAGTAGTACATAGAGCATATCTTAGAGGTAAGCAAAGAACAGCAAGATATCTTGCATGTACAATGGGGATTGAGGAAGCATGACATCTGATCATAAATATTGAGCAGTTTACAGGTTTGTATATAAAGCATAATACAAATCGCCACAAGGATATTAAGTACCCTTACCTAAAATCTTTGTCATAGAGGCATCTTAATATTTTTCCAGGAATCCACTCAAAATCATCAGAATTTACTGAGCTATCAGAACCACTCTGGCAATAGAACTTGTAGATGTCAGCCAATCTCTCCATGGTATAGCACTTCACAGAAacctgatttttttaaaaaaacaatt
The Oryza sativa Japonica Group chromosome 6, ASM3414082v1 DNA segment above includes these coding regions:
- the LOC9268318 gene encoding sister chromatid cohesion protein PDS5 homolog A isoform X1, which produces MGAAEEQLKELGEKLEAAPPDPADDLAKLLEQAAECLHGVEQSPGPSVMETIQPCLKAVARDEFLKHHDEDVKVLLATCFCEITRITAPEAPYSDDVLRDMFHLIVDTFSGLNDVNGKSFGRRVAILETVARYRACVVMLDLECNDLIADMFRSFLEIISDNHEPNIVNSMQSVMALIIDESEDIEESLLNVLLSTLGRKKTGVSLPARKLARHVIEHSAGKLEPYIRKILTSSLDGDGTSTNNSIDHHEVIFDLYQCAPKVLKVVVPYITGELLADEVETRSKAVEILGELFSLPGIPILESFKSLFDEFLKRLTDRAVEIRVSVIEHLKKCLMSNHSRPEAQEIIKALCDRLLDYEENVRKQVVAAICDVACHSLGAVPVETIKQVAERVRDKSVSVKCYTMERLADIYKFYCQSGSDSSVNSDDFEWIPGKILRCLYDKDFRPESIESILCGSLFPPEYPTKERVKHWVTAVTHFDKVEMKALEQIFLQKQRLQQEMLKYMSLRQTSQEDTPDMKKKILGCFRSMSRLFNDHTKSEEYLNMLHQIKDANIWNIFTSLLDCSTTFNEAWSLRVDLLTKLGEKHALHDFVSTLSMRCSYLLVNKEYVKEILSEASDQKSTGNTKLMSSCMDLLTAVSSFFPSLLSGLEEDIIELLKEDNELLKEGIAHVLSKAGGNIREQLASSSSITLLLERLCLEGTRKQAKYSVHALAAITKDDGLMSLSVLYKRLVDLLEEKKVHLPSILQSLGCIAQIAMPIFETRGEEIINFITKKILDCNDVRLTLFKFLLSFSILFPFLLQFGVHHQDSGDVSAHKSEWSDSTQSCLLKIYGIKTLVKSCQPCKDAQAHPGIEKLMGILKNILTYGDISANMISSTIDKAHLRLAAAKAVLRLSRQWDHKVPVDVFYLTLRISQDDVPQVRKLFLSKVHQYIKERALDAKYACAFLLAMDDYHAPQYEEFKHNIIEVAQICQQVKMRQLSVQAETNVLTAYPEYMISYLVHALSHDPSCPNIEEHEDVEAFGPIYWRLHLLLLILLGEEGLQHSVPGMKKESFTTIVSIFKSIKYSQDVVDVNKTKTLHAICDLGILIGKKLCQEQINISEAQTVSLPSQLYAPVQKDQNENSVESDEQIWPGCENVLAHFEALMTAKSAEVESPKDKMLIDETDEFGNEVPLGKIVKILKSQGAKKAGRKQKTKSGSINMEKDDDVLGLVREINLDNQENLGESEKSKPKKKRMDAKESNDKPVDFSTPKRKRSVSKSRPHSTKGNKYSDELLLQSVDPDETINSFENKVEGAKKRDDSVDTELVTSPASVKTPVSKGKKGAKKPHAEILSSSPKKSDEAGSSKRTVDSGSLNGSIKRQKPKLVSGLAKCTTHDTGSEDLIGKRIKVWWPLDKKFYEGVVESFDSSKRRHTVLYDDGDVEVLNLAKEKWEIVASDDPPVKARKKDHSGRNQGRAQDKSITSSKQTPPPEQEKSKKRPSPPKRKGKPKGLPKNKRRKIGGKSSVDAAGDANIDSDSSSSLAHSDSDNDKKSDGRNEKEVVVAKKAKAEKVSGKGDEPKEEEPDDHNLNSKEESDNETLSVWKKRTAKAT